AAGGGCGTTTTTTTTATTTTTATAGGGGAGGATACCATAATGGAATTTGAAGAAGCACATGGTATGTTCATTAACAAGCACTTGACTGAAAGATCAGGAGAAAGAAGGGGGAGGCTTGTTAGAGGGCATAATTATGCTGAGAAGCTGTTCTTGCAGAATGTATGGTGGCCATTGTTTGAGAGTCTCGATGATTTGCATCCAGAATACGAAGTGTACGACTGGAACCGTAAATCTCAGTTTCTGGACTTCGCTTTTCTTCCGCAGAGCGGCAGCAGCCTAGGAATTGAGTGCGACGGGTTTCAAAGCCATGTGAAGGACATGGACCGCGAGAGATTCAACTATGCAGTGAATCGGGACACTTTTTTGACCGGAATGGGGTGGAAAATGATTCATTTTTCTGTTGATGATCTTCAGCACCGCCCCGAGGTGTGCCGGATGCTATTGCAATTAGTGTTGGCACCTCATTTGGCGCGTAAATCTGCTAGTGTGGATATTTTATCCGAGGAGAAGGAGGTTCTGCGTTTGGCTTGGCGACTGGGGAGGGCGATTCGTCCGAAGGATGTGACCATGCATTTCAGTATTAACTTTCGTACGGCGCGCAGATTGCTACACTCGTTGAGTGAGAAAGGGCTGCTAAAGCCAATGATAGGTAAAAGAGGGGTTAGACATTATGAGTTGCGACCAATGCACCCTGAACAAAAATGGTGATGAGTGAGTGATTTTAGCGTTAGATTGCACTTTGTACAATAGAATCTACGTTTTAGTTTAAAAAAGTTACCTTGATTGCACTTTGTATAATCAAAAAGAGCAGTAGATTCTTAATAAAGTGATTTAAGGAATTTCTATTGTACAAAGTGCAATCAAAACCATTTTTCATCAAAATTAAGTTCATTCTGTTGCACATAATACATTAGAATACGAGAACCTCCTAGGGGTCTTTAATCCGAAGTTATAAAAGTCCCCAGAGATTCTCCAAAAAGTCTCTAAATAGCATCTTGAGAAATGAAAGGTCGATATCTTATACTAGATTCTTCAGCTCATACGACTTGAATTCTTGATGCGGTAAATAGGTTAGAGAAATCAGCCTAATACACCGGAATTTTTTCTTCAGTTTATTTTGACAAAAACACCCGCAGCGCGTACCATTCAATATAGAAAGAAAGGAGAGGGTAGCCTTGAATTGGCTCGGATCATTGCAGCAATTGGGCAGAGCCATAATGCTTCCTACCATGGTACTGCCGGCGGCAGCCATTTTGCTTAGTTTGGGCAGCTTACCTTGGTCTGCATGGGGACTTTCTTCGGTATCCGAAGTGGCTACATACGCTGGGCAGGGAATCTTTTATTTTATGCCTTATTTGTTTGCTGTGGGTGTAGCATGGGGATTATCCAATCAAGCTGGAACGGCGGGTCTTGCAGCGTTGGCTGGGATGTTCACTTACGACCGGATTGTTACCCATATGGGAGACGGGCTTGTACAACCTGCAACACTTATCGGAATTTTGCTGGGTATAGTCGCCGGTATCGCTCAAAACCGGTTTAAAAATATCAAGCTTCCAGAGGCGATCCAGTTTTTTGGAGGGTCGCGTTTTGTTTTGCTGTTCATGGGATTGTTTTCGGCTGGCTTTGCATGGGTGATGTTAGGGATATCTCCACTGCTGCAAAGAGGGCTGGATGATCTTTTTCAAGGAATATTGCAGACGGGCGGATTTGGCGTTTTTATTTATGGGGTACTATATAGAGTACTAACAGCCTTCGGTCTTCACCATATTCTTAATAATGTGTTTTGGTTTCAGTTTGGAAACTTCACAACTCCTGATGGTAGCACTGTCGTTCAGGGGGATTTGCCACGTTTTTTTGCAGGCGATCCTACAGCGGGCATTTTTATGGCAGGTTTGTTTCCGATAATGATGTTCGCACTGCCAGCCATTGCTTTTGCAATTATTCAGGAAGCGCGCGAGGATTTGAAGCCTAAGATTAAAAAGACTTTCATGCGAGCCGCTTTGGTTTGTTTTCTAACTGGGGTTTCGGAGCAGATCGAATTCGCGTTTTTGTTTGCTTCTCCGTATTTATTCGCGGTACATACTGTAATGTCCGGTCTCGCTATGGTGCTGACCTACATGCTTGGAATTCACCACGGGTTCTCTTATTCAGCAGGAGCCATTGACTTCTTTTTAAATTTGCATCTGTCGCAGAGGGCTTGGCTTTTGATTCCGATCGGCATTGGTTATGGGATTGTATATTATAATTTGTTCCGCTGGGCGATTCGCCGTTTTCAGATTCCGACACCAGGACGTGAAGAAGGTTCGGAACTCGGGGATTGGGCAGGTAACATCCCTTATCAGGCACCGCTAATCTTAGAGGCGCTAGGTGGTAAGGAGAATATTGTACAAGTGCAGTCCTGTATCACTCGTTTGCGGCTTACCGTCCACAATGATCGATTTATTGATACCGGGGCGCTTAAAGGTCTTGGTTCTGCTGGGATTATCAAGCTCGGTGGCGGCAATGTTCAGGTAGTATTTGGTACGTATTCAGAGCTGATCCGCGAGGAGATCAACAAGCTGATGCTTCGAGATTTGCCGCAGGTGCTGTTCAGTTCTCCGATGCAGGGTAGAATGATGCCCATTGAGGAAGTGCCGGATCACATCTTTGCAGCGAAGCTGGTGGGTGATGGAGTTGCATTTTTACCCGAAAAAGGGGAGCTTACTTCGCCTGTATTCGGGAAGGTTATGCACGTCTACCCTACAATGCATGCCGTTGGTATTGCTACGCCGGAAGGGCTGGAGGTACTTATGCATATAGGGATTGATACTTCGCAGCTTAAAGGGCCATTTGAGGCGGTTGTAAAAGAGGGTGACAGCGTGGAGCCAGGTCAATTGCTGGTTAAATTCGACCTCGCTTATTTGCGTGAGCATGCGGCTTCACTGGCTACACCAATGGTGATTACGAATCCTGATCGAGTAAAATCATGGAGCTATGCTCCATTTAAAAATGTTAAAAAGGGGCAATCTTCAGTAATGTCCGTAGTCTTACATGAAAGTAACGTTGGAGGGATAGAAGGATGATACAAGGCATAGGCGCAGCAGCAGGTGTAGCTATCGGGAAGGCCTTTGTCTTACCGAACTGGGAGTGGAGCTTACCAGACACACAAGTGAACCCAGTGGATCTAGCTAAGGAGTTTGAGCGTTTATACGAAGGTATCCGTACCTCTAAGGACGAAATTGAATTCATCAAAAAGGAATTCAGAGAAGTGGTCGGTCCAGAGGAATCCAGCATTTTTGATGCTCATCTGGCGATATTGGATGATCCGGTGTTCATGAGTGAAATCCGGGGGATTATTGAACGCCAATATAAGGCGGCGGAAGTAGCTGTTAAGGAAGCGATTGATCATTTTGTAGCGATGTTTGATTTGCTAGATGATGAATACATGAAGGAACGGGCGGTCGACATCAAGGATGTCGGAAATCGTCTGTTAAAGCATCTTTTAGGTGCTCCTGAGGTTACGTTGCCATCCGATACACAGCCGTATATTCTCGTAGCGAAGGAGTTGTCTCCTTCCCAGTTAGCTCACTTGAACCCAACTTATGTTCTAGGTATTGTTACTATGATGGGCGGTAAAACCTCGCATTCCTCCATTATGGCTCGTGCGCTGGGCATTCCGCTCGTAGCAGGTTTGGAGAATAATTTGTCTAACCCTATTCAGACCGGTGATATGCTCGTGATAGACGGCGACACCGGATCTGTGCAAATTCATCCTGATGAGGTAACAATCAATGAATATGTTTCTCTTCGGAATAAGCAGCATAAAAAGAAAGAACAATTGGAATTGCTTGCTACTGTCGATGCCGTCACAAAAGATGGTGTTAACCTGCGGTTAGCCGGTAATATCAGCTCTGTTAAAGAACTGAATTTAGCGCTCAAGTATGGGGCTGAAGGTGTAGGTCTATTCCGCACAGAGTTTCTTTATATGGATCGCAGTTCTTTCCCGACTGAGGATGAACAATTCGAAGTGTATAAACAGGTGGTCGAGAAGGTAGGCAGCAATATGGTTGTGATCCGTTCGCTGGATATAGGCGGGGACAAGCATCTGGATTACTTCCAGCTACCAGAAGAACAGAATCCGTTCCTTGGCTATCGTGCTATTCGAATCAGCTTGAATCGACAAGATATGTTCAAAACTCAACTAACCGCCATTTTGCGGGCGAGTGCATATGGGAATGTAAAGCTAATGTTCCCAATGATATCTTCTGTAGAAGAAGTACAGGCAGCAAAAGCTGTATTGGAAGAAGTGAAGGCTGAACTGGAGCTGCGGGGCATCCCGTTTAATCGGAATATTCCAGTCGGTATTATGATTGAAGTTCCAGCTGCGGTTATGATTGCGGATTTACTGGCTGAGGAAGTTGATTTTTTCAGTATCGGTACGAACGATTTGGTGCAATATGTATTAGCTGTAGACCGTATGAATGAACAAATTGCGCATATGTATCATCCATATCATCCAGCGGTTCTGCGCATGATTCGTATGACTGTAGAAGCAGCACGTAATGCAAAAATAGATATTAGCGTATGTGGTGAAATGGCGGCAGATGAGCGTTCTTTGCCACTTTGGCTAGAGTTAGGGATTAGTGACCTTAGCATGTCGCCACAGGCGCTGCTCAAGGTTAAACACCGTACCCTGAATACACTGGCTATAGATGCTACAAGGGTTGCAAAAGCTTGCTTCCATCATCGTACAAGCTCGGAGACGGAGGAAATCCTAAGTGCTTACGCTAAGAAAAGCGGTATATCGCTTGGAACGAGCGTGGAAACAAAGGAGAAAGCTTCTTCATAGTTATCAAGCGTAACATCATCAAGTCCACATCAAGGTTCGGCATTCTTGCCGGGCCTTTTTCTTTTGTACCAGATCATTTGTAAAAAAAACAAAACCGTTTGCGCTTCGGCGCAGTCTATACATAGAGCGAGTTGCACAGGAATGATTTTTACGTGAAGGCAAGGGGGGAGGACAGAACAAGCATGGAACACATTATTAATGACGAAATGGAAATTGTCGCTACGGATGAAGACATATTTTATGAGCTGGTAGCTGAGCAGAAAAGAAAGCTATATAGCATTGCTTACAGCTATTTGCGAAACGAGGCAGATTCGTTGGAAGTTCTACAAGAGGCAACCTGCCGCGCATGGATTAAACGTAAAAGTTTGAAAAACTCAGAGCGTTTTGCTCCTTGGTTAACACGTATTCTGATCAATTGCTGTAACGATGAGTTGAAGCGCAGAAAGAGGAATACAGTCACAGAAGTTGATCGAAGCGATATAGGAATTATGGAGATGAAAAGCGACCGCAGATTAGACATGGAACATGCGCTGGAAGGAGTAAAGCCGAAGTATCGCCAGGTGCTTGTACTCAAATATTACAAGGATATGACCCTTGCAGAAATTGCGGAGGTGCTCGATAAGCCGGAGGGAACCGTGAAGACATGGCTGAGCAAAGGTCTGAAACAACTGCGTGACAGAATGAAACGGAAAGGGGATCTATTTTATGGCTGAGTCTGAAGAAAAGCTGCTTAACGATTATTTTCAGAGAATCGATGTCGAGGCTGAGGATATCCCGGAAGTTAAACTGGACGCCGCGATTCGCAAGGGGATGCAGTTAGGTAACCGAAAAAGGTCGTCTTTTAGAAAAAGATACACTGTTGTTGCGTTGGCGGTCCTAGCTATAGCCTTATTGATTATTGTCCCTTGGGCAAATCAGATGGCCAATCCAGTACGTGCGCAATTACCTCCAAAAAGCTGGGGGCAGCTTGAAGTGTTTAGACCCATTATTGCTAATAATCTGACCATAACATCAGCACTTGATGCGGGAATAATGAAGGAAGTGAATATTTCTTCTGCTGAGGTGGATGGAATAAAGTGGACGGTTAACGGAATCATCGCTGATCGAAGAGGCATTGCTCTGCTCTATACAATTCAGAATAATACAGATCAGAAAATGCAACTAATGGGCCTGTCTCTGAAAAAAAATTCAGAGGATAATTACGACCTCACAGGATATAGCGGGTTTAGCAATTCTAATGCACAAGAGGCAGGTTCTCCTGGGACGACTCGTATGTTAGAACAAATCGTCTGGAATAAATATCGAGATGATCTGACAGATGAGTTGAATATTACATTATCGCTATATCCAGTATCCAAGGACCCTTCTGGGTCGAGTAGTGATATTAAAAAGCTAATTGTTAACATTCCTTTGGAAGCCAATAACAATTATTTTAAGGGGGAAATTATTGATCTGAAGGAGAGTCTATCTATTGCCGGACAGAAAATCAAAATGGATAATGTCTATATTGGACCTACTGGAATTTATATGCGGGAAAACTTTGACGGAGATAATACAATGAGAATTTTTAATATGCTTTCACCTAAACTGGTCATCGGGAAGGGGGATCACCAAGAGGACTTAATGTGGGCTAGTGGGATGAATAATTATCACAATGACAATATGAGACCTGATGAACCAATCAAATTAGAAATTGAAGGGATCTCAGCACTGGATAAATCTAAGGTGGAGCTTGTGATTAACACGGAAACCCAGCAGATCTTGCAGGCACCAGATAACAATCTAACGATTTCAAATCGGATGGAGAACGAAGAGCAGGGAATTCTGGTATTGGATTACTTTATCCCTAAAGAAGATAAGGAGGCGCTTGGCGGCAGCGGTTTTTCATTGGACGATAATTTTGTGGATAGCGCTGGAAGCGGGCATTGGCTGGGACGGGTCAAAGATGGTTACTCGGGATACAAAGAATTTAACGAAGGTACTAAAGGAACTACAATAACCTTTTTCTTTAACGTAGGCAAAGAAAAGCTACCTCAACCCCTGACCTTCAAATTTAATTCTTATTCAACCGTAATCAAGGAGAAGGCGTCCTTAAGAATTAAGTGAGCAGCCTAGATGTCGTACGAATCAAATCAAAAGCCCTGTTCTTCACAGCATTGTGAGAAACAGGGCTTGTTTTATTTTTAACCAATAGATGTGTATTGTACTTTATTCCCCAGCAAGTGCATCACAAAAGGCTTTGCCATAAGGCGGAAGATCCGGCGGGCGACGAGCGGAGATGATATGTCCATCCGTAACCACTGCTTCATCCTTCCATATAGCTCCGGCATTCTCCATGTCATCCCGGATGCCCGGTGTGGAGGTGACGGTTACACCTTCCAGAATTTTAGCAGAAATTAATACCCAACCTGCGTGGCAGATCTGCCCAATTGGTTTTTTAGCCGCATTAAAATCCTGTACGAGCTTTAGAACGGCACTGTATCTACGGATTTTATCCGGAGCCCAGCCTCCAGGAACTAGAATACCATCATAATCAGCAGCGTTTAAATCATCCCAGGAGTACTCTGCTTTTGCTGGTACACCATATTTGCCGATGTACGTCTTATCTTTTTCCAAACCTGCCAAGTGAACCTCAGCACCTTCTTCTCTCACTCGGTACACGGGATACCAGAGCTCCAAATCTTCAAATTCATCGTCTACGAGTGCAATGACCTTTTTGCCAGCTAGTCTCATTTTGTTAAGCTCCTTTCGTACCACATGATCTTTCATATTCTATCAAATTTAAAATACGAAGTCATCTGGAGAGTTGTAAATAATAGACGAATTGCCAATTTAATCATTATATGCAATTAAGGAGGGTTTTAATCGAGGGAAGTCGAATATAGAAATTGAAAAGTCATACTTTGTACTTATTTTATTTCTTGCAAGAGGTGTAGTAGATGTATACAGATAATTTAATGGACAAGTTGTGCAATTGTGGTGGCCTCATGACCTTACATATGCATTCATTAATTTTTAATACGAAGGTGAAGATTACACATGTTCCTGTTTATACTTGTCCGAAATGTACCAGTTATGAGCCAATGTCGTTTATTAAAGCGGATCTAGGAAGGTTAGTGAAGGAACTGAGCGCGGATGTGCCAAAACAGGATTTTTCATTTACAGAAAGAAATGAATTAGCTAGTGTCTTAAAAGAATCTTTGACAGAGGTTATTGTCGGGGGATTTCATGAATTAGAGGTGGTTATCCGAGAGACAATTCAGGCTAGAGTGGATGTGCTGCTCGATTTATACCGATTAGCTGAAAGGCTCACGGACCAGAATTGGATGGAAGAAACTAGTCGAAGACTGTCTCAATTAACGTTCCAAACGACCAAAAACGCAAATTATTAAAACATTCTGTGAAAATAATGAAAAACTTTCACGGAATGTTGGATTTTTCACTCACTTTTTGTTACGATAGATAGAAGTTACATAATTGTGCTCGTGAATAGGGAAACCTTCACTAGTCATAAATTGTAATTTAGGGTTACGTCTTCATCCTTGAAAGAAATTTTGAAAGGAAAATGAAGCGTTATCATTGCACAATTGTACAAAGTGTCGTATCATATTTTTAATTAGTCGAACGATAAAATTTATCGCAATGGAGAGAGTAATTTGACGGTAACCATTTACGATGTAGCGCGAGAAGCAGGCGTATCTATGGCTACGGTATCACGGGTTGTGAATAATAACCCTAACGTGAAACCGCAGACCCGGAAGAAAGTTTTTGAAGCGATTGAGCGTTTGGGATATCGTCCCAATGCCGTGGCGAGAGGACTTGCCAGTAAGAAAACGACAACCGTTGGGGTTGTCATCCCTGATATTTCAAACTCGATTTTTGCAGAAATTGCACGCGGGATTGAAGATATCGCGAACATGTATCATTACAATATCATATTGTGTAACGCGGATAAGCGCAAAGAAAAGGAAATCCGTGTCATCAATACGCTTTTGGAGAAACAGGTCGATGGTCTGCTCTTCATGGGTGGTACGGTAACTGATGAACATATCCAAGCTTTCCAGACTTCTGCAGTTCCAATTGTCCTATGTGCTACACGGGATGAGAAGGGGACTTATCCTTCCGTTGACATCGATCATGAAACCGCTGCTTTTGATGCAGTGAATACTCTGATTCGTCACGGTCACCGTGAAATCGCAATGATCAGTGGTACACTCCAGGATCCTGCGAATGGATATGCACGTTTTCATGGTTATAAGAAGGCACTTGAACAGGCTGGAATCGAATATCAAGAAGACTTGGTGCGTATCGGTAACTACCGCTATGAATCTGGTGTCGAAGCCATGAAGTATTTCCTTGGACTCAAGAAGAAGCCAACCGCTATTTTTGCTGCAACAGATGAGATGGCTATTGGTGCAATTCACAGTATTCAGGATGAAGGCCTGAAGGTACCGGATGACTTCTCCATTATTAGTGTGGATAACATCCGTATGGCTTCGATGGTTCGTCCATTGTTGACAACTGTAGCCCAGCCTATGTATGACCTAGGTGCGGTAGCAATGAGACTTTTGACGAAACTCATGAAGAAAGAGACGGTTGAGAATCCGCGGGTTATCCTGCCTCATGAAACGATTCTCCGCTTGTCTGTTAATCATCTGAATAAGTAATTTAAGAACTAAACAGTCATTCCGTAGAAAGCTCCTTTTGGAGCTTTTTATGTTTTTTACAGCGAAAATCATCGAAGGAGGCGTTAGTTTTGCATGAAATTATCGGATTAATTGGTGCGATGGATGAAGAGATTAAGCTGCTGCTAGAAGGAATGGAGAATAAAGAGACTAAGGTCAAAGCAGGAATACATTATTACATAGGAGATTTATTAGGGAAGTCAGTAGTGCTTTGTAAATCCGGGGTTGGCAAAGTGAATGCAGCAGCTACGACACAAATTCTGATTGATTCCTTTGGTGTATCACGTGTGTTGTTTACTGGCGTAGCTGGAGCTGTGCATCCTGAATTGAATATTGGAGATATCGTAATATCATCTACTTGTGTCCAGCATGATGTGGATGCAACGGCGCTTGGGTTCTCAAGAGGTGAAATTCCTTATCAGGAAAATTCCGTCTTTCAGGCAGATCATGCACTGGTTCTCCTTGCTGAGAGAGCGTGTAACAAGCTAGGTCAAAAGTACTTGGTCGGCAAGGTGCTTTCAGGTGATCAATTCATTTCTAACGTGGAGATTGTGGCCAAATTAAGAGAGGAGTTAGACGGAGCATGCGTGGAGATGGAAGGAGCGGCGGTTGCACAAGTCTGTGTGATGAACGCCACTCCCTTTGTCATAATTCGTTCGATGTCTGACAAATCTGATGGGTCTGCAAATGTTAATTTTAAGGAATTCACGGTAGAATCCTCAGGGCGCTCACATGCCATATTAGAATATATGTTGCAGCACCTCTGATTTTAGTACATAAAGCGCTGTCTAAAACGTACCCTGTCGAAGGTCTCCTGTGAGGACATAGGCACCTCTTGTCCAATGCGTACCATTAGACAGTTGGCTGGATGGGAGCAGATTTCAGGATCGTCTGTAGCATACCAAACCATATTTACAGTTTTCATTAATCGCTCCATCATTTGGCGATAAGCCCATACATCAAGCCCACTTCCTTTTAAATCCCAGTGCCAATAATACTCAGTTGTAAAGACAATACAATTCTCCAATTGCTCCTGCTCAAAAGCAGTGGAAATCAGAAGCCGGCCAAGTCCGGCTCCCCTGTAATCATTACTCACCTCAATGGCCCCAAGCTCAATTAGATCCATCATTCCACCCTGTGACCAAAGCTCCATTTCATCCGGATAATGAAAGGTGACATAACCTACGATAGTGCCGTTCTCTACAGCTGTAATAATACGTCCTTCTGGCAGGCTAGCAATCTCTACGAGAGCTTCTTGCTGTTCTATTGGCTTGCGGAAGGCATCGAGATCATGGTGCATGTGGAGGGCTTCTAGGTCCTCTGGAGACCGGGGACCGCTTACTGTAATTGTTCTACCTTTATATGAAAGCGTATGGGAAACAGGGATTTTACGATGCTCCATAGCCGTGCTCCTTTCAGATCATAAAATATGGAATGTAAACGTTTGCTATGTTATACTAATTCAGACATAAAAAATTCACATTCATTGCATTGACATCATTATCTAAGAGAAGAGTCTTACCCTTAAAGCTTAAATCAAACGAGTGAGGGAGGCAAGAGTGATGGGTCAAGTCCATAGCGAAATTTTGCCGGGCCGTGTACAGAGCTCCAATATGTCTGATTACACCCAGGCAGTAGCCGATTTTAAGTGGGAGGATGTTGAACGTAACTTCTCATGGTATGACACTGGCAAAGTAAATATGGCACATGAAGCAGTGGATCGCCACGTTCAAGAAGGACGGGGAGCGGCAACGGCCCTGCTCTACAGTGATGCGGTGCGGGATGAATCCTATACATTTGCCGATCTGCAGGAACGGTCGAACCGGTTCGGAAATGTATTGCGTAAATATGGTATCGGTAAGGGAGATCGGGTATTTATTTTTATGCCTCGTCAACCGGAACTATATTTTAGTTTACTAGGCATTTTGAAGATTGGGGCAATAGCAGGCCCTCTGTTCGAAGCCTTCATGGAGACAGCAGTCAAAGACCGGCTAGAGGATAGCGGTGCCGTTGCTTTGGTTACTACGCCTGAACTACTTCATCGTGTAAAGCGAGATGAGCTTCCGAATTTGCGTCATATTTTTTTAGTAGGTGGTACCACTGATATCGAGCAAGGTAACTTAGGTTTCACTGAGGAGATGGCTAACGCATCTTCTGAGCTCGAATTGGAATGGCTTGACCTGGACGATGGCCTTATTATGCATTATACATCTGGTTCTACGGGAAAACCTAAAGGCGTTTATCATGTACAAAGAGCTATGATTCAACATTATTATACAGGTAGAGTGGTGCTGGATCTACGTCCAGATGATATTTACTGGTGTACAGCAGATCCGGGCTGGGTGACGGGAACATCTTACGGAATATTTTCTCCTTGGTTAAATGGGGTTACGAATGTCGTAAGAGGGGGGCGTTTCAGCCCTCAGGATTGGTATAAGACGATTGAACGAAATAAGGTTAGCATTTGGTACAGCGCACCGACAGCATTTCGTATGTTGATGGGTGCAGGAGAGAGTTCAATTCAAGGTATTGATTTGAGTAGTCTGCGACATGTCCTGTCAGTTGGTGAGCCGTTAAATCCTGAAGTGGTGCGGTGGGGTGATAAGTTTTACAATCAGCGCATTCATGATACTTGGTGGATGACAGAGACGGGGGCACAGCTGATCTGCAACTATCCTGGAATGGATATTAAACCAGGTTCAATGGGGCGTCCGTTACCAGGTATTGAAGCGGCGATTCTTGATGATCGAGGCAATGTTCTTCCGCCATTCTCTATGGGGAATCTTGCGATACGGACACCCTGGCCATCCATGATGAACTCGATTTGGAATAATCAGACGAAATATGAGGAATATTTCCGTATTCCTGGTTGGTACATTTCTGGTGATTCCGCTTATATGGATGAGGATGGATATTTCTGGTTCCAAGGACGGATTGATGATGTTATCAATTCATCTGGAGAGCGTATTGGACCATTTGAAGTGGAGAGTAAATTAGTAGAGCATCCAGCTGTAGCTGAAGCGGGCGTAATTGGTAAACCAGACCTTGTGCGTGGGGAAATTATTAAGGCTTTCATCTCGTTGAGAGAAGGTTACATTCCTACTGCTGCTCTCAAAGAGGAGATCGCGGCATTTGTTAAAGCTGGATTGTCTGCACATGCTGCTCCAAGAGAGATCGAATTTAAGGATAAACTACCTAAGACAAGATCTGGTAAAATCATGCGGCGTGTATTAAAGGCTTGGGAGCTTCATCTCCCGACTGGCGATTTATCAACGATAGAGGACTAGAATGGATTATAAAAAACACCGTTCCCTGATGGATTCGAGGGAACGGTGTTTTGCTGTGTGAAGTTATTCTGTTGACTACAGGTTAATGGTTTCCATTCGTACTGCCTGCTGTGCCACTATTACTGTTTCCATTGCCGCTACCTTCGCCAGATGGCAATGAGGTAGGAGTCGGTAGAATGGTTCCTGGAACCTCAATATCCTCTCCTGGTACACTCTCAGAGTCTGTAGGAGGCGTTGTCTCCGGTCCTTGATCAGGAGTTGGCGTTGCTTCCGGAGTTGGTGTAGTGCCACCAGCAACGCTACCAGAAGCGGTCTCATTACCTGCGACATCAACAGCGGTAACATAGAAAGTTGCATTGGCACTCGCAGGTGTTCCTGGCGAGAATACCTTGCTCTCGTCAGCCATAATTACAG
This Paenibacillus sp. FSL R5-0345 DNA region includes the following protein-coding sequences:
- a CDS encoding 5'-methylthioadenosine/adenosylhomocysteine nucleosidase codes for the protein MHEIIGLIGAMDEEIKLLLEGMENKETKVKAGIHYYIGDLLGKSVVLCKSGVGKVNAAATTQILIDSFGVSRVLFTGVAGAVHPELNIGDIVISSTCVQHDVDATALGFSRGEIPYQENSVFQADHALVLLAERACNKLGQKYLVGKVLSGDQFISNVEIVAKLREELDGACVEMEGAAVAQVCVMNATPFVIIRSMSDKSDGSANVNFKEFTVESSGRSHAILEYMLQHL
- the acsA gene encoding acetate--CoA ligase; protein product: MGQVHSEILPGRVQSSNMSDYTQAVADFKWEDVERNFSWYDTGKVNMAHEAVDRHVQEGRGAATALLYSDAVRDESYTFADLQERSNRFGNVLRKYGIGKGDRVFIFMPRQPELYFSLLGILKIGAIAGPLFEAFMETAVKDRLEDSGAVALVTTPELLHRVKRDELPNLRHIFLVGGTTDIEQGNLGFTEEMANASSELELEWLDLDDGLIMHYTSGSTGKPKGVYHVQRAMIQHYYTGRVVLDLRPDDIYWCTADPGWVTGTSYGIFSPWLNGVTNVVRGGRFSPQDWYKTIERNKVSIWYSAPTAFRMLMGAGESSIQGIDLSSLRHVLSVGEPLNPEVVRWGDKFYNQRIHDTWWMTETGAQLICNYPGMDIKPGSMGRPLPGIEAAILDDRGNVLPPFSMGNLAIRTPWPSMMNSIWNNQTKYEEYFRIPGWYISGDSAYMDEDGYFWFQGRIDDVINSSGERIGPFEVESKLVEHPAVAEAGVIGKPDLVRGEIIKAFISLREGYIPTAALKEEIAAFVKAGLSAHAAPREIEFKDKLPKTRSGKIMRRVLKAWELHLPTGDLSTIED
- a CDS encoding GNAT family N-acetyltransferase; this translates as MEHRKIPVSHTLSYKGRTITVSGPRSPEDLEALHMHHDLDAFRKPIEQQEALVEIASLPEGRIITAVENGTIVGYVTFHYPDEMELWSQGGMMDLIELGAIEVSNDYRGAGLGRLLISTAFEQEQLENCIVFTTEYYWHWDLKGSGLDVWAYRQMMERLMKTVNMVWYATDDPEICSHPANCLMVRIGQEVPMSSQETFDRVRFRQRFMY